CAGGATGGCTTTAAGGCCGTCCACGAGGCCAGAATGGTTGTCAAGGGTCATAGGGTGGCCGTTGAGAAAAAGCGCAAGGATCTCAAGGCTGACGCCCTTGCTTTTGGAAAGCTGGTTGACGGCGAGGCCAAGAGGATCACGGCCATGCTGGAACCGATCGAAAGCCACCTCCAGGCTGAAGAGGATAAGATCACGAAGGAGCTGGAGCGGATCAAAGCCGAAGAGGAAGAAGCCGAACGCCAGCGTGTCCAGGACCGTGTTGACGAACTTGCAAAATATGGCAAGCAGTATCCGTTTTCAGGTGTTCAGTTCATGGACGATTTTATGTATACCGATATGCTCACCAAGGCCAAATCAGATTGGGAAACTGAACAGGCCAGGATCAAGAAAGAGGAAGAGGATCGGAAGATTGAGATTAATCGACTGGCCGACCAGAAGACCGACCAGGACCGGATTGCAGAGGAACAGAGAATTGCACAGGCGAGGATTGACGTTGAAAAGAAAGCATTAGAGGATGCAAAACGGGCAGAGCAAGACCGACAGACCCGGATTGCATTTGAAATTCAAGCAAAAGAGGACGCCCGGATCAATGCCGAGAAAGCCGCAAAAGAAAGGTCCGAGCGGGAGGCTTGGGAAAAGTTTGAGGCCGAAGAAAAGGCCAAGGCAGCCGCCAAAATAAAGGAAATGTTAAAACCGGACAAGGCAAAGCTGAAAGAATGGACGGATATGTTATGGCATATCGCGGCGCCGGAACTTGCAAATGCTAAGGCAAAGGAGATCGCCGGAGAAATTCTTGATGGATTGAGCCTGATCCTTGATTCGTACAAAGCCAGAATAGACGCACTTTAAGGAGGATTTATGGAAATGTTACCGGAAGTTAGACAAGTGAATTTTGAGGAAATGGCCATGACCGCAGAGACAATCAGGCGGCAGGTGAACCTTATTCAAGAAGTTATGGAGAGGGTCATGCAGAAGGATGTCCATTATGGTGTCATTCCTGGATGTGGGACTAAGCCGACACTTTTGAAACCGGGCGCGGAGAAGTTGTCCACCACGTTCCGGTTTGCGCCCAGTTATAAAATAACAAAAACAGAAGCGCCGGGAGGCCATAGGGAATACGAAATCATTTGTACCCTTACCCATATAACCACCAGCCTGATCGTTGGCCAGGGGGTCGGTTCTTGCTCCACAATGGAAGGAAAATACAGGTTTCGTAATTCGGACCGCGTTTGTCCTGAATGTTCCAAGTCCGGCACGATTATCAAGGGCCGGGAGGAATACGGCGGGGGATGGATCTGCTTTGCTAAAAAAGGAGGATGCGGCGCTAAATGGAAGGACGGCGATAAGGCTATTGAATCACAACAGCCAGGCAAGGAAGAACACGACAACCCTGCGGACTATTATAATACTGTCTTGAAAATGGCAAAAAAAAGGGCGCACGTTGACGCAGTTCTGACTGCCACCGCTGCCAGTGATATTTTCACCCAGGATATTGAGGATATGCCGGAGGTCTTCGGGTCTCACCCGGCGCCTGCCAATACATCGCCACTAAAAACAGAGAAGAAAGTCGATCCCGACATATCAACCAAAAAACAGCAGGGCGTTATTTTTAACCTGGGAAAAGACGCTGGACTGTCCACCGAGCAAACCATTAAACTGGTTATGTTTTTTAAGGAAGGCGAAAAACTGATGGCCAAGGAAGCCGACGAGTTGATTGAGAATTTCCCGCAGGTACTTGCGAACTGGAAAGAGGTATCGACATGAACCTGTCATTAACCAAAACGCAAATTGGTCTGATGCCTGCCGATCCTGAATCAGACGAGTACATCCGCAAGCTCAAGCCCGGCCAGGTGATCCACGGCAAGTTCTCAAAGGTGAGGTCGTACAAATTTCATCGTAAATACTTCGCTTTGCTCAACGTCGGCTTTGAGAACTGGAACCCTGCGCCGATCGAAACGCGGTGGGGGATCCCTGAACGC
The DNA window shown above is from Candidatus Omnitrophota bacterium and carries:
- a CDS encoding DUF1367 family protein — protein: MNLSLTKTQIGLMPADPESDEYIRKLKPGQVIHGKFSKVRSYKFHRKYFALLNVGFENWNPAPIETRWGIPERNFDQFREQLTILAGYYETVFKLDGTFKLRAKSISFAKMDEAEFEKIYQSTIT